A stretch of Chiloscyllium punctatum isolate Juve2018m chromosome 34, sChiPun1.3, whole genome shotgun sequence DNA encodes these proteins:
- the LOC140458950 gene encoding probable G-protein coupled receptor 139: MTIVILTRGKCGITKGISTYLISMATADLLVIVFSVILTTLGFKYFPVSFLFYTAVCSFHIIMGYAAIDCSVWLTIAFTIDRFVAICCHNLKARYCSARTAASVITIVWSVSILRNIPFYYKYQSLGTWGGVPWGCGIRPEFFILPGWLAFFWIHQLLNPLIPYLLILLFNALTIRHIVLANRARRGLRSPSNRDQRGDAEMVNRRKSIILLFVVSGSFILLWMTKVSVFLLMEITNVHLFRSYDHPVMIADISGTMLFYLSSCTNTALYALTQSKFREELKRALKYPFTLIRECTPTSK; this comes from the coding sequence ATGACAATTGTGATTCTCACTCGTGGAAAGTGTGGCATCACCAAAGGTATATCCACCTACCTCATTTCCATGGCAACAGCAGATCTCCTCGTCATTGTATTCAGTGTAATACTCACAACACTTGGTttcaaatatttcccagtttcctTCCTGTTTTACACTGCGGTGTGCAGTTTTCACATCATCATGGGCTATGCTGCTATTGACTGCTCCGTCTGGTTGACCATCGCTTTCACCATTGATcgctttgtggccatttgttgccacaATCTGAAAGCCAGATATTGCTCTGCCAGAACAGCAGCCTCAGTCATAACCATTGTCTGGTCAGTCAGCATTTTGAGGAACATTCCATTTTACTACAAATACCAATCTTTGGGCACATGGGGTGGTGTGCCCTGGGGCTGTGGCATCAGACCAGAGTTCTTCATCTTGCCAGGATGGCTGGCATTTTTCTGGATCCACCAGCTGCTGAACCCATTGATCCCCTACCTCCTGATCCTGctgttcaatgctctgaccatcaGGCACATTGTCTTGGCAAATCGGGCACGCAGGGGTCTTCGATCTCCCAGTAACAGGGACCAGAGAGGAGATGCAGAGATGGTCAACAGGCGGAAATCCATCATCCTGCTGTTTGTTGTCTCGGGCAGTTTTATATTGTTGTGGATGACCAAGGTCAGTGTTTTCTTACTGATGGAGATTACTAACGTCCATTTGTTTCGAAGTTATGACCATCCTGTTATGATCGCTGACATATCTGGGACTATGCTCTTCTACCTGAGCTCCTGTACAAACACTGCCCTTTATGCTCTGACCCAGAGTAAATTCAGAGAGGAGCTGAAGAGGgctctgaaatatcccttcactctCATCCGTGAATGTACCCCTACATCAAAATAA